The following are encoded together in the Vibrio splendidus genome:
- the mgtE gene encoding magnesium transporter codes for MAEQLEFDQAHQTLQEVSEALENGRFVHVRRQLQDMEPEDIAHLLEASPRKSRDVLWQLTDPEDYGEILDELNEDVKDALVSKMAPETLAEATEGMETDDVAYVLRSLPDDVSREVLSQMDSVDRALVETALSYPEDSAGALMNTDVITIRGDVDVEVVLRYLRMRGELPDATDALYVIDDDERLIGNLSLSTLITTQPDVSVSEVMEDADEAIAVETSASDIASLFERRNWVSAPVVDVNQHLVGRITIDDVVDVIREDAEHSMMSMAGMDDDEDTFAPVVKSARRRSVWLGANVLAALAAASVSNMFEATLNEMAAIAVLMTIVPSMGGVAGNQTVALVIRGLALGHIGDSNKRELLLKEASIGFLNGILWAVIIGGIVVAWKGNWILGGIISAAMMTNLIVAGIAGVTIPVMLKKMNIDPALAGGMALTTVTDVIGLSVFLGLATILI; via the coding sequence ATGGCAGAGCAATTAGAATTCGACCAAGCTCACCAAACCCTCCAAGAAGTCAGCGAAGCCCTAGAAAACGGCCGATTTGTTCACGTACGCCGACAACTTCAGGATATGGAACCTGAGGATATTGCACACCTTTTAGAAGCCTCCCCTCGCAAAAGTCGTGACGTACTCTGGCAACTCACCGACCCTGAAGACTACGGTGAAATTCTTGATGAACTAAACGAAGACGTCAAAGATGCTCTTGTGTCGAAAATGGCACCAGAGACCTTGGCAGAAGCAACAGAAGGCATGGAAACCGATGACGTCGCGTACGTACTTCGAAGCCTACCTGACGATGTTTCTCGCGAAGTCCTTTCTCAAATGGACTCCGTTGATCGTGCTTTAGTTGAAACCGCACTATCGTACCCAGAAGATTCAGCGGGTGCGTTAATGAACACCGACGTAATCACGATACGTGGTGATGTCGATGTTGAGGTCGTACTGCGTTATTTACGTATGCGTGGTGAATTACCTGACGCTACCGATGCATTGTATGTTATCGATGACGACGAACGCCTCATTGGTAACCTATCGCTCAGCACACTGATTACGACTCAGCCTGATGTGTCTGTTTCAGAAGTGATGGAAGATGCCGACGAAGCGATCGCAGTTGAAACCAGTGCCTCTGATATCGCCAGCCTGTTCGAACGTCGTAACTGGGTGTCAGCTCCTGTTGTCGATGTAAATCAACACCTTGTCGGTCGTATCACGATCGATGATGTGGTTGATGTTATCCGTGAAGATGCCGAACACTCAATGATGAGTATGGCGGGTATGGACGATGACGAAGATACCTTCGCACCGGTCGTCAAATCTGCTCGTCGTCGTAGTGTATGGCTAGGCGCAAACGTTTTGGCAGCACTCGCGGCAGCGTCTGTGTCTAACATGTTTGAGGCGACACTGAATGAGATGGCCGCGATTGCTGTTTTGATGACTATCGTACCGTCCATGGGTGGGGTTGCAGGTAACCAAACCGTCGCTCTAGTGATTCGTGGTTTAGCGCTTGGTCACATTGGTGACAGTAACAAACGCGAACTGCTACTCAAAGAAGCCTCTATCGGCTTCCTTAACGGCATTCTATGGGCCGTTATCATTGGCGGCATAGTGGTTGCTTGGAAAGGCAATTGGATCTTGGGAGGCATCATCTCAGCAGCGATGATGACAAACTTGATTGTCGCGGGTATCGCCGGTGTAACCATTCCTGTGATGCTGAAGAAGATGAATATCGACCCTGCCCTTGCAGGCGGTATGGCTCTGACCACAGTAACCGATGTGATTGGCCTATCGGTATTCTTAGGCCTAGCCACCATTCTTATCTAA
- the pmbA gene encoding metalloprotease PmbA, which produces MDVKQQVAQQRVELEAAVAKALDMASVSADAAEVAITKSTGLSVSTRMCEVENVEFNSDGALGITVYRGQKKGSASTSDLSEKAIAQTVAAALDIAQYTSEDPFAGPAAKEYMVKEIPDLDLFHPDEPNPDYAAEIAIAAEKQALAYSDKIKQSDGASYDSHYGVKVYGNSHGLLASYASSRHSTSCCVIGQGANGEMERDYSYTVARHRDELWAPERVGQEAAEKTISRLDAKKLPTGQYPIMFANDVATGLIGHLVMAISGGNLYRKSSFLLDHLGQKILPDWFNISERPHILRGLASSPFDSEGVYTQDREIITDGVLATYLLTSYAARKMDMTPTGHAGGIHNWFVKSTGQNFEQMLKELGTGFLVTEVMGQGVNTVTGDYSRGAAGFWVENGEIQYPVSEVTIAGNLKDMFTQIVAVGNDVETRSQIQTGSILLESMKVAGE; this is translated from the coding sequence ATGGATGTAAAACAGCAAGTCGCCCAGCAAAGAGTTGAGCTAGAAGCCGCAGTAGCTAAAGCGTTGGATATGGCATCAGTGAGTGCAGACGCAGCTGAGGTCGCTATTACTAAGTCAACGGGTTTAAGTGTTTCAACACGTATGTGTGAAGTGGAAAACGTTGAATTTAATAGTGATGGTGCTCTAGGTATTACTGTTTACCGCGGCCAGAAAAAAGGCAGCGCATCTACATCTGATCTGAGTGAAAAGGCAATTGCTCAAACAGTCGCGGCTGCGCTTGATATCGCTCAGTATACTTCTGAAGACCCATTTGCAGGTCCTGCAGCAAAAGAATACATGGTAAAAGAAATTCCAGATTTGGATCTTTTCCACCCTGATGAACCAAACCCTGACTATGCCGCTGAGATTGCAATTGCTGCTGAGAAGCAAGCGCTAGCTTATAGCGACAAGATCAAGCAAAGTGATGGTGCAAGCTACGACAGTCATTATGGTGTTAAGGTTTATGGTAACAGCCATGGCTTACTAGCAAGCTACGCCTCAAGTCGCCATAGCACGAGCTGCTGTGTGATTGGACAAGGCGCTAATGGTGAAATGGAACGTGACTACAGCTACACCGTTGCACGTCATCGTGATGAGCTATGGGCGCCTGAGCGTGTTGGTCAAGAAGCGGCAGAAAAAACCATCAGCCGTTTGGATGCTAAAAAGCTACCAACAGGCCAATATCCAATTATGTTCGCGAACGATGTTGCTACAGGTCTAATTGGCCACCTTGTGATGGCAATTAGCGGTGGTAACCTTTACCGTAAGTCTTCGTTCTTACTGGATCATCTAGGTCAGAAAATTTTGCCAGATTGGTTCAATATCTCTGAGCGTCCGCATATCTTACGTGGTTTGGCTTCAAGCCCATTCGATAGCGAAGGTGTTTACACTCAAGATCGTGAAATCATCACCGACGGTGTGTTAGCAACTTACCTGCTAACGAGCTACGCCGCACGTAAAATGGATATGACGCCAACAGGTCATGCGGGTGGTATTCATAACTGGTTCGTTAAATCGACCGGTCAAAACTTTGAGCAGATGCTAAAAGAGTTAGGCACAGGCTTCCTTGTGACTGAAGTGATGGGTCAAGGCGTTAATACCGTGACAGGTGATTATTCTCGTGGTGCTGCAGGTTTCTGGGTTGAGAACGGAGAGATCCAATACCCAGTATCGGAAGTGACGATCGCAGGCAATCTAAAAGATATGTTCACTCAGATTGTAGCGGTAGGTAACGACGTTGAAACTCGTTCACAAATTCAAACCGGTTCTATCTTGCTTGAATCGATGAAAGTCGCGGGTGAGTAA
- the yjgA gene encoding ribosome biogenesis factor YjgA, with product MARKNQKAPWEPEEEIIWVSKTEMKTDMDALQKLGEELVELKPSILDKFPLSEDLAQAIKDAQRFKNEAKRRQLQYIGKVMRNVDPEPIQAALDKIRNKHSQATVELHKLEQLRDRVVAEGDAAISDVMEMYPEADRQRLRQLARQANKEKSANKPAKSSREIFQILKELKQGD from the coding sequence ATGGCTCGCAAAAACCAAAAAGCCCCATGGGAACCAGAAGAAGAAATCATCTGGGTAAGTAAGACAGAAATGAAAACGGACATGGATGCCCTGCAAAAGCTGGGAGAAGAGCTTGTTGAACTAAAGCCTTCTATTCTTGATAAGTTCCCTTTGTCTGAAGACCTGGCACAAGCGATTAAAGATGCACAACGCTTTAAAAATGAAGCAAAGCGCCGTCAGCTTCAATACATTGGTAAAGTAATGCGCAATGTAGATCCAGAGCCAATTCAAGCGGCTTTAGATAAAATTCGCAACAAACACTCTCAAGCAACAGTTGAACTACACAAACTAGAACAACTGCGTGACCGCGTTGTTGCAGAAGGCGATGCTGCCATTTCTGACGTTATGGAAATGTACCCTGAAGCAGACCGTCAACGTCTTCGTCAGCTAGCTCGCCAAGCTAACAAAGAGAAATCAGCGAACAAACCAGCGAAGTCTTCTCGCGAGATCTTCCAAATCTTAAAAGAGCTAAAGCAAGGCGACTAA
- the thiQ gene encoding thiamine ABC transporter ATP-binding protein has translation MLVMKEVDYHYHRELFRFDFQAEQGDIVALMGPSGAGKSTLLALVAGFIEPTSGEISVAGQSLIGKEAHQRPLAMLFQEHNLFAHLTVRENIGLGLHPGLKLTATQKLKVEQAAAQVGVAEYLDRLPEHLSGGQRQRVALARCFVQPHDIWLLDEPFSALDPLLREEMLSLVKRLAAERNITVLMVTHHLGDARSIANKFIFVALGKVLVEDSIEVLTAAHPQQELSSFVKAGE, from the coding sequence ATGTTAGTGATGAAAGAGGTGGACTACCACTATCACCGAGAGTTGTTTCGCTTTGATTTTCAAGCTGAGCAGGGCGACATTGTCGCGTTGATGGGGCCGAGTGGCGCTGGTAAATCAACGTTGTTGGCGCTAGTCGCGGGATTCATAGAGCCTACATCGGGTGAGATCTCAGTGGCAGGACAATCGCTTATTGGTAAAGAAGCGCACCAACGTCCATTGGCGATGTTGTTCCAAGAGCATAATTTGTTTGCCCATCTCACCGTACGTGAAAATATTGGTTTAGGGCTGCATCCAGGATTAAAGCTTACCGCAACCCAAAAGCTCAAAGTTGAGCAAGCAGCCGCACAAGTAGGTGTTGCAGAGTATTTAGATAGATTGCCTGAGCATTTATCGGGTGGCCAGCGCCAGCGTGTCGCGTTAGCCCGCTGTTTTGTTCAGCCTCATGATATCTGGTTGCTTGATGAACCTTTCTCTGCGCTTGATCCTTTGCTGCGCGAGGAGATGCTTAGCTTAGTGAAGCGATTAGCGGCAGAACGAAATATTACGGTATTGATGGTGACTCACCATTTAGGTGATGCACGCAGTATCGCGAATAAGTTTATTTTTGTGGCGCTAGGTAAGGTGTTGGTTGAAGACTCGATAGAGGTACTGACAGCTGCTCATCCACAGCAAGAATTAAGCTCGTTTGTTAAAGCGGGTGAGTGA
- the thiP gene encoding thiamine/thiamine pyrophosphate ABC transporter permease ThiP: MIKKTPKVGIWVAILITAFVVSAVGALLSNAPSLDISQVWSDPYYWHVTKFSFYQATLSTVLSVGFAIPIAHALCRRQFFGRALLLRLFASTLVLPVLVGVFGLLAIYGNSGWLAKFLANFDIELPFSIYGLNGILLAHVFFNLPYASRLLLQALDTVPAEQHKLCAHLGMSHWNKFKWVEWPRLRQQLPHVCGLVFMLCFTSFATVMALGGGPKSTTIELAIYQAIKFDFDLQAGALLAIWQMLLCGVLAVSIQRLSKPISVTASQLSEEKYLVKDSWWSKAWDSFWIIVVSMLVLPPLAMVIVSGINSQALIVLSSEPFWAALMTSVKVASLASVIAVGIGIAILLTSRAWRLQNKNFRADKIELIGTIILVTPGLVISTGLFLLLRSFTDVFSLAFFIVIAVNSLMALPYVIKTLAQPMLHLSQQYQYVCASLGMTGFTRFRLVEWRALRKPMAQAFSISFMLAMGDLSAIALFGSQDFRTLPLYLFQLLGSYQMEAAAVVSVSLLLLSVGSFSLIEFLFTRSSKPNAKELRNR, from the coding sequence ATGATAAAGAAAACACCTAAGGTCGGGATCTGGGTTGCGATACTCATTACCGCCTTTGTGGTTTCAGCAGTTGGGGCATTGCTTAGCAATGCCCCTTCTCTTGATATCAGCCAAGTATGGTCCGATCCTTACTATTGGCATGTAACGAAATTCAGTTTTTATCAAGCGACACTCTCAACTGTGCTGAGTGTTGGCTTTGCTATACCTATTGCTCATGCTTTGTGTCGCAGGCAATTTTTTGGGCGGGCTCTGTTGTTAAGGCTGTTCGCGTCGACCTTGGTTCTGCCTGTGTTAGTCGGTGTGTTTGGTTTGCTTGCTATTTATGGCAACAGTGGTTGGTTAGCTAAATTTCTGGCGAACTTCGATATTGAACTGCCATTCTCCATCTATGGATTGAATGGCATTTTACTCGCACATGTCTTCTTTAATCTGCCCTATGCCAGTCGTTTACTTTTACAAGCTTTAGATACCGTGCCTGCCGAGCAACATAAGCTGTGTGCTCATTTGGGTATGAGTCATTGGAATAAATTCAAATGGGTAGAATGGCCGCGATTGAGACAACAACTGCCTCATGTGTGTGGCTTAGTCTTCATGTTGTGCTTTACTAGCTTTGCTACCGTGATGGCGCTAGGTGGCGGTCCGAAATCGACCACTATCGAACTCGCTATTTATCAAGCGATTAAATTCGATTTTGACCTACAGGCTGGTGCCTTGCTCGCGATATGGCAAATGCTGCTATGTGGTGTATTAGCGGTGAGTATTCAGCGCTTGTCTAAGCCTATCTCCGTGACAGCCAGTCAGCTGTCGGAAGAGAAATATTTGGTTAAGGACAGCTGGTGGTCAAAAGCTTGGGATAGCTTTTGGATCATAGTAGTCTCAATGCTGGTATTGCCGCCATTAGCCATGGTTATCGTCAGTGGTATTAACTCACAAGCACTGATTGTGCTCAGCAGCGAACCGTTTTGGGCTGCGTTAATGACCTCCGTTAAAGTTGCGTCCTTAGCAAGTGTTATTGCTGTCGGTATTGGTATTGCGATACTGCTGACCAGTCGTGCATGGCGTTTGCAGAATAAGAACTTTAGAGCCGATAAAATCGAGCTGATTGGTACCATTATCTTAGTGACACCAGGGTTAGTGATCAGTACGGGACTCTTCTTATTACTGCGTTCATTTACCGATGTATTTAGCTTAGCTTTCTTTATTGTGATTGCAGTAAATAGCTTGATGGCACTGCCTTATGTGATAAAAACCTTAGCCCAACCTATGTTGCATTTATCTCAACAGTATCAATACGTGTGTGCAAGCTTGGGAATGACAGGTTTCACACGTTTTAGGCTGGTGGAGTGGCGCGCACTACGTAAACCAATGGCGCAAGCCTTCTCTATTAGCTTTATGCTGGCGATGGGTGACTTAAGTGCCATTGCCTTGTTTGGTAGCCAAGATTTTAGAACGCTGCCTTTGTATCTATTCCAATTGTTAGGCAGCTATCAGATGGAAGCTGCAGCGGTGGTTTCTGTGAGTTTACTGCTGCTGAGTGTGGGCAGTTTTAGCTTAATAGAATTTTTATTTACTCGAAGTTCAAAGCCCAATGCTAAAGAGTTAAGGAACCGATGA
- the thiB gene encoding thiamine ABC transporter substrate binding subunit, which translates to MKFTLTTLAVTTAISFSAFAADNTLTVYTYDSFAADWGPRPAVEKAFEEKCGCDVNFVALEDGVSILNRLRLEGGNSKADIVLGLDNNLMAEAKATGLLAKHSVDTSSVTLPNGWNDSTFVPYDFGYFAFVYNKEKLANPPKSLKELVEQRDDLKVIYQDPRTSTPGQGMMLWMKSVYGDEATAAWKKLAQKTVTVTKGWSEAYSMFLKGESDLVLSYTTSPAYHIIAESDSKYAAASFEEGHYTQVEVAAKVKGSKNEKLADEFMVFILSDEFQSAMPTGNWMYPVTDIELPKGFDLLTVPQKALSFTPEEIAAKRKPWIREWQSALTF; encoded by the coding sequence GTGAAATTCACATTAACAACTCTTGCTGTTACTACAGCCATCTCTTTTTCTGCCTTTGCTGCAGACAATACCCTAACGGTTTATACCTATGATTCTTTTGCTGCGGATTGGGGCCCTCGTCCTGCCGTTGAAAAAGCATTTGAAGAAAAGTGTGGCTGCGATGTGAACTTTGTCGCGCTAGAAGATGGCGTGTCTATTCTGAACCGCTTGCGTCTTGAAGGTGGGAACAGCAAAGCAGATATCGTGTTAGGTTTAGATAACAATCTGATGGCTGAAGCGAAAGCGACGGGCTTATTAGCTAAGCACAGTGTTGATACGTCATCAGTAACGCTTCCTAATGGTTGGAACGACAGCACTTTTGTACCCTATGACTTTGGCTACTTTGCTTTTGTTTACAACAAAGAGAAGTTGGCAAACCCGCCTAAGAGCTTGAAAGAACTGGTTGAGCAGCGTGATGACCTTAAGGTTATCTACCAAGACCCACGTACATCAACGCCGGGTCAAGGCATGATGCTATGGATGAAGTCAGTATACGGTGATGAAGCGACAGCAGCTTGGAAGAAGCTCGCTCAGAAAACGGTTACTGTGACTAAAGGTTGGTCTGAAGCTTACTCTATGTTCTTAAAGGGTGAGTCGGACTTAGTCTTGTCTTACACGACTTCTCCGGCTTACCACATCATTGCAGAAAGTGATTCTAAGTACGCAGCAGCAAGCTTTGAAGAAGGCCATTACACTCAAGTGGAAGTGGCAGCGAAAGTTAAAGGCAGCAAGAACGAAAAGCTTGCCGATGAGTTTATGGTGTTTATCCTAAGTGATGAATTCCAATCTGCGATGCCAACGGGCAACTGGATGTACCCAGTGACGGATATCGAGCTACCAAAAGGGTTTGATCTGTTAACAGTACCGCAGAAAGCTCTGAGTTTTACGCCTGAAGAAATCGCTGCTAAGCGTAAGCCTTGGATTCGTGAATGGCAGAGTGCACTTACTTTTTAA
- a CDS encoding flavin prenyltransferase UbiX: protein MTKHDKAITLAFTGASGAPYGLRLLECLLAADYQVYLLISSAARVVLATEHELKLPAGPDAAKQALVKHLGCDPEKLVVCGKDDWFSPVASGSAAPKQMVVCPCSAGSLASIAHGLSDNLIERAADVVMKERGQLLLVVRETPFSTLHLENMHKLSTMGVTIMPAAPGFYHQPKSIEDLVDFMVARILDHLGIEQGLVPRWGYDQRN, encoded by the coding sequence ATGACAAAACACGATAAAGCTATAACCCTCGCTTTCACTGGCGCATCAGGTGCGCCTTATGGCCTGCGTTTACTTGAATGCCTTTTGGCGGCGGATTATCAGGTCTATTTACTGATATCGTCGGCTGCGCGAGTGGTGTTGGCGACCGAGCATGAACTTAAGTTACCTGCAGGGCCCGATGCAGCGAAACAAGCTTTGGTTAAACACCTTGGGTGTGACCCCGAAAAGCTGGTGGTGTGTGGCAAAGATGATTGGTTCTCTCCGGTTGCCTCTGGCTCAGCAGCGCCGAAGCAGATGGTAGTTTGCCCATGTTCAGCGGGAAGCTTGGCTTCAATTGCTCATGGCTTATCGGATAACCTGATTGAGCGTGCTGCAGATGTGGTCATGAAAGAACGAGGCCAACTGTTGTTGGTGGTTCGTGAGACGCCATTCTCGACGCTGCACTTGGAGAACATGCATAAGCTATCGACTATGGGCGTGACGATCATGCCTGCCGCTCCGGGTTTTTATCATCAACCTAAGTCGATTGAAGATCTGGTCGATTTTATGGTGGCGCGCATTTTGGATCATCTTGGCATTGAGCAAGGTTTAGTGCCACGTTGGGGTTACGATCAACGTAATTGA
- the mpl gene encoding UDP-N-acetylmuramate:L-alanyl-gamma-D-glutamyl-meso-diaminopimelate ligase, with amino-acid sequence MHIHILGICGTFMGGAAVLARQLGHKVTGSDANVYPPMSTLLESQGIEIIEGFDPSQLEPRPDLVVIGNAMSRGNPCVEYVLDNNLRYTSGPQWLQEFLLHDRWVLAVSGTHGKTTTSSMLAWILEDCGYAPGFLVGGVLGNFGISARLGESMFFVVEADEYDSAFFDKRSKFVHYHPRTLVMNNLEFDHADIFDDLEAIKRQFHHLVRTVPSNGRIFSPKQDTAIEDVLSRGCWSETESSGELGDWDAKKLVKDGSKFEVYFQDECVGTVDWDLVGDHNVSNALMAIAAARHVGVTPDLGCESLATFINTKRRLEFKGEVAGVSVYDDFAHHPTAIELTLGGLRNKVDTKKIIAVLEPRSATMKRGVHKETLADSLKQADSTYLFQPDNIDWSVQDVANACHQPAHVSDDMDAFVARIVSEAQAGDQILVMSNGGFGGIHQKLLDALALKG; translated from the coding sequence ATGCATATTCACATCTTAGGAATTTGTGGCACCTTCATGGGTGGTGCCGCGGTATTGGCTCGTCAATTAGGTCACAAGGTTACGGGTAGTGACGCGAATGTTTACCCTCCAATGAGCACTTTGTTGGAATCACAAGGGATTGAAATTATTGAAGGGTTCGACCCCAGTCAATTAGAGCCAAGGCCTGATCTCGTGGTTATCGGTAATGCCATGAGCCGTGGTAACCCGTGTGTTGAGTATGTATTGGATAATAACCTTAGATACACATCAGGCCCGCAATGGTTGCAAGAATTTCTACTGCATGACCGTTGGGTATTAGCGGTATCGGGAACGCATGGCAAGACAACAACATCGAGCATGCTGGCTTGGATTTTAGAAGACTGTGGCTATGCGCCTGGCTTCTTAGTTGGCGGCGTGTTGGGTAACTTTGGTATCTCTGCTCGCCTTGGTGAAAGCATGTTCTTCGTGGTCGAAGCCGACGAATATGACAGTGCTTTTTTCGATAAACGATCTAAGTTCGTTCATTACCACCCAAGAACCTTGGTGATGAATAATCTTGAGTTCGATCATGCGGATATCTTTGACGATCTTGAAGCGATCAAGCGACAGTTCCATCATTTGGTTCGCACTGTGCCAAGTAATGGTCGTATTTTCTCACCGAAGCAAGATACGGCTATTGAAGATGTTCTATCTCGTGGGTGTTGGAGTGAGACTGAATCGAGCGGCGAACTTGGCGATTGGGATGCCAAGAAACTGGTTAAAGATGGCTCTAAATTTGAGGTCTATTTCCAAGACGAATGTGTTGGAACCGTAGACTGGGATTTGGTTGGCGATCATAACGTAAGTAATGCCTTGATGGCGATTGCGGCGGCAAGACATGTTGGTGTGACACCCGACTTAGGATGTGAATCACTGGCGACTTTCATTAATACCAAGCGTCGCTTAGAGTTTAAAGGCGAAGTGGCAGGTGTTTCTGTCTATGACGATTTTGCTCATCATCCTACAGCGATTGAACTTACGCTGGGTGGCTTACGTAATAAGGTCGATACGAAAAAAATCATTGCTGTTTTAGAGCCTCGTTCTGCCACCATGAAGCGTGGTGTGCATAAAGAAACCTTGGCTGATTCGCTCAAACAGGCGGATTCTACCTACTTATTCCAACCGGATAATATTGATTGGTCTGTACAAGATGTTGCCAATGCGTGCCATCAACCCGCACATGTAAGTGATGACATGGATGCATTCGTTGCTAGAATTGTCTCAGAGGCACAAGCGGGCGACCAAATCTTAGTAATGAGTAATGGTGGCTTTGGTGGTATTCACCAGAAATTGTTGGATGCGTTGGCACTCAAAGGCTAA